A single window of Streptomyces aquilus DNA harbors:
- the mug gene encoding G/U mismatch-specific DNA glycosylase has translation MTRFTAAELEAARDRLVPDVVADGLRVLFCGINPGLMTAATGHHFARPGNRFWPVLHLSGFTPRLMKPAEQQELLSYGLGITNVVARATARADELSAEEYREGGRQLALKVARLRPRWLAVVGVTAYRAAFDDKKAQVGPQERTIGDTRVWVLPNPSGLNAHWTAATMAEEFARLRVAAEA, from the coding sequence CTGACGCGCTTCACCGCCGCCGAGTTGGAGGCCGCCCGCGACCGTCTGGTACCGGACGTCGTCGCGGACGGTCTCCGCGTGCTGTTCTGCGGGATCAACCCCGGTCTGATGACGGCCGCGACGGGCCATCACTTCGCCCGTCCGGGCAACCGCTTCTGGCCGGTGCTGCATCTGTCGGGCTTCACACCGAGGCTCATGAAGCCCGCCGAACAGCAGGAGTTGCTGTCGTACGGGCTCGGCATCACCAATGTCGTCGCACGGGCGACCGCGCGGGCGGACGAGCTGAGCGCGGAGGAGTATCGCGAGGGCGGGCGGCAACTGGCGCTGAAGGTGGCCCGGTTGCGGCCGCGGTGGCTGGCGGTCGTCGGAGTGACCGCGTACCGGGCGGCGTTCGACGACAAGAAGGCCCAGGTGGGTCCGCAGGAGCGGACGATCGGGGACACGCGCGTGTGGGTGCTGCCGAATCCGAGCGGGCTGAACGCGCACTGGACGGCGGCGACGATGGCCGAGGAGTTCGCGCGGCTGCGGGTCGCCGCGGAGGCCTGA
- a CDS encoding ABC transporter permease, with the protein MPFVPVLHAEWLKIRTLRSLLGALLTLFAATTAFSAIAGASDTSDPDFDPLFMALSGIMPGQIAAISFGAMAISSEFHGGGLRLSLAAVPQRGRWFAAKLTAIAVPALLVGLVTAFAALAVARAGLGDAASGLDVGEQARGVVGCGVYVMLMALFAAGLAALLRSGVGALSLLIPFILVVSFVIGDVPGGVTDFMPDRAGQIVLYETYDGRLGSWSGLAVTALWTAAAIAAGAWSVRRRDA; encoded by the coding sequence ATGCCGTTCGTTCCCGTCCTTCACGCGGAGTGGCTGAAGATCCGCACGCTCCGCTCCCTGCTCGGGGCGCTGCTGACGCTGTTCGCGGCGACCACGGCGTTCTCCGCGATCGCCGGCGCCTCCGACACGTCCGACCCCGACTTCGACCCGCTGTTCATGGCGCTGTCCGGCATCATGCCCGGCCAGATCGCCGCGATCTCCTTCGGCGCCATGGCGATCTCCTCGGAGTTCCACGGGGGTGGACTCCGGCTCTCGCTCGCCGCGGTGCCGCAGCGGGGGCGGTGGTTCGCGGCCAAGCTCACCGCCATCGCCGTACCGGCCCTGCTGGTGGGCCTGGTCACCGCCTTCGCCGCCCTCGCCGTCGCCCGCGCGGGTCTCGGCGACGCGGCGAGCGGACTCGACGTCGGCGAGCAGGCGCGCGGCGTCGTGGGCTGCGGTGTCTACGTCATGCTGATGGCGCTGTTCGCGGCCGGCCTGGCGGCGTTGCTGCGCAGCGGGGTGGGCGCGTTGTCCCTGCTGATCCCGTTCATCCTCGTCGTCTCGTTCGTGATCGGGGACGTGCCCGGAGGCGTCACCGACTTCATGCCCGACCGGGCGGGCCAGATCGTGCTGTACGAGACGTACGACGGACGGTTGGGGTCGTGGTCCGGGCTGGCGGTGACCGCGCTGTGGACCGCGGCGGCGATCGCCGCGGGTGCCTGGAGCGTGCGACGCAGGGATGCCTGA
- a CDS encoding ABC transporter ATP-binding protein — protein sequence MTSIEVQALTKEFGSRRAVDDLTFTVRPGRVTGFLGPNGAGKSTTLRLVLGLDRPTSGTATVGGRAYPTLQEPLRHVGALLDAQAAHGSRTGRDHLRTLAASNRIPDRRVDELLEQTGLAPAARRRVKTYSLGMRQRLGIAAALLGDPAVVMLDEPSNGLDPEGIIWIRELLRRLAGEGRTVLVSSHLMNETASFADHLVVLGRGRLLADTPMREFIHARVQPSVRVRTTDPTALKAALAEHGHDAAEHEDGHWSVRHARVDDIGRLASAAGVPLLELAAEEGTLEQAYLDLTATETEFTAQPQEA from the coding sequence ATGACCAGCATCGAAGTCCAGGCCCTCACCAAGGAGTTCGGCAGCCGGCGAGCCGTGGACGACCTCACCTTCACCGTCCGCCCCGGCCGCGTCACCGGCTTCCTCGGCCCCAACGGCGCCGGAAAGTCCACCACCCTGCGGCTCGTCCTCGGCCTCGACCGGCCGACCTCCGGCACCGCCACGGTCGGCGGCCGCGCCTACCCCACCCTCCAGGAGCCGCTGCGCCACGTCGGCGCCCTGCTGGACGCGCAGGCCGCGCACGGCTCACGCACCGGCCGCGACCATCTGCGCACCCTGGCCGCGAGCAACCGCATCCCGGACCGCCGCGTGGACGAACTGCTGGAGCAGACCGGCCTCGCCCCGGCGGCCCGGCGCCGGGTGAAGACGTACTCGCTGGGCATGCGCCAGCGGCTCGGCATCGCGGCCGCCCTGCTCGGCGACCCCGCGGTGGTCATGCTCGACGAGCCCTCCAACGGGCTCGACCCCGAGGGCATCATCTGGATCCGCGAGTTGCTGCGCCGGCTCGCGGGGGAAGGGCGCACGGTCCTGGTCTCCAGCCACCTCATGAACGAGACCGCGTCCTTCGCCGACCACCTCGTGGTGCTGGGCCGCGGCCGGCTCCTCGCGGACACCCCGATGCGGGAGTTCATCCACGCGCGTGTGCAGCCGAGCGTACGCGTCCGCACCACGGACCCCACCGCCCTCAAGGCGGCCCTCGCCGAGCACGGACATGACGCCGCCGAACACGAGGACGGGCACTGGAGCGTGCGGCACGCACGCGTGGACGACATCGGACGCCTCGCCTCCGCCGCCGGCGTCCCCCTCCTCGAACTGGCCGCCGAGGAAGGCACCTTGGAGCAGGCCTATCTGGACCTCACCGCCACCGAGACCGAGTTCACCGCACAGCCGCAGGAGGCCTGA
- a CDS encoding sensor histidine kinase: protein MARLLRPFGRAVTYTRLLHLYIAIVWPSMWLFIEEAWWTWVVAGAVLVPAGLVPAMRTVEGLQARLLLTGHRHDSESADIVVAPSASWSDRGRVVLWLEGRLLLGCVTSMFTFQLMLASVDLALSPFGGDTDEGVLFLLDGHHWWHALLVLPALAVLAATVVGSGHLITALARRLLGPSPADRLAAMEERTEQLLERTRIARELHDSIGHALTVAVVQAGAARAAADPAFTDRALDAIEETGRAALEDLERVLSILRESERPVSSRPTLTDADRLLESARASGAKVEVDMTGPLDTVPGPVSREGYRILQESLTNVLRHAGAVPVRVRVAVAEGALVLEVRNPLTADIPGPGRGSGLRGIRERAALLGGRAHTGPDQGDWQVHVELPAR, encoded by the coding sequence ATGGCCCGCTTGCTGCGCCCGTTCGGTCGGGCGGTGACGTACACACGATTGCTGCATCTGTACATCGCGATCGTGTGGCCGTCGATGTGGCTGTTCATCGAGGAGGCCTGGTGGACCTGGGTGGTGGCGGGCGCGGTGCTCGTGCCCGCCGGGCTGGTACCCGCGATGCGGACCGTGGAGGGGCTCCAGGCACGGCTGTTGCTCACCGGTCACCGGCACGACAGTGAGAGCGCCGACATCGTCGTCGCGCCGTCCGCGTCCTGGAGCGACCGGGGGCGGGTGGTCCTGTGGCTGGAGGGGCGGCTGCTGCTCGGCTGCGTGACCTCGATGTTCACCTTCCAGCTGATGCTGGCGTCGGTGGACCTGGCGCTGTCCCCGTTCGGCGGCGACACCGATGAGGGCGTGCTGTTCCTGCTCGACGGCCACCACTGGTGGCACGCCCTGCTGGTGCTCCCGGCGCTGGCCGTCCTGGCGGCCACCGTGGTCGGCTCGGGACACCTGATCACCGCGCTCGCCCGCCGCCTCCTCGGCCCCTCCCCCGCCGACCGCCTGGCCGCCATGGAGGAGCGCACCGAACAACTCCTGGAACGCACCCGTATCGCCCGGGAACTGCACGACTCCATCGGCCACGCCCTGACCGTGGCCGTGGTCCAGGCGGGCGCCGCGCGTGCGGCGGCCGACCCGGCCTTCACCGACCGTGCGCTGGACGCCATCGAGGAGACGGGCCGGGCCGCCCTGGAGGACCTGGAACGCGTCCTCAGCATCCTGCGCGAGTCGGAGCGTCCGGTCAGCTCCCGGCCCACGCTCACCGACGCCGACCGGCTGCTGGAGTCCGCGCGGGCGTCCGGCGCGAAGGTCGAGGTCGACATGACCGGCCCCCTCGACACCGTCCCGGGCCCGGTCTCCCGCGAGGGCTACCGCATCCTCCAGGAGTCGCTGACCAACGTGCTGCGGCACGCGGGCGCCGTCCCCGTCCGGGTCCGCGTCGCGGTGGCCGAGGGCGCGCTCGTGCTGGAGGTCCGCAATCCGCTCACCGCGGACATACCCGGGCCCGGCCGCGGCAGCGGGCTGCGCGGGATACGCGAGCGCGCGGCACTGCTGGGCGGGCGGGCGCACACCGGGCCGGACCAGGGTGACTGGCAGGTGCATGTAGAGCTGCCGGCGCGCTGA
- a CDS encoding response regulator transcription factor codes for MPVTVLLVDDEPLVRAGLRAVLEAQPDIEVVGEAADGAAVIPLVRQLRPNVVAMDVRMPLLDGIEATRAVLRTVAEPPKILVVTTFENDEYVYEALRAGADGFLLKRARPAEIVHAVRLVAEGESLLFPASVRQLAAEYGEGGGNRAARAAMERAQLTEREAEVLRLMARGLSNAEIAERLVVGTETVKSHVSAVLAKLGARDRTQAVIAAYESGFVAPG; via the coding sequence ATGCCGGTCACCGTTCTCCTCGTCGACGACGAACCCCTCGTACGCGCGGGTCTGCGGGCCGTGTTGGAGGCGCAGCCCGACATCGAGGTGGTCGGGGAGGCCGCGGACGGGGCGGCGGTGATTCCGCTGGTGCGGCAGTTGCGGCCGAACGTGGTCGCCATGGACGTACGGATGCCGCTGCTGGACGGGATCGAGGCCACGCGCGCGGTGCTGCGGACGGTGGCGGAGCCGCCGAAGATCCTCGTGGTGACCACGTTCGAGAACGACGAGTACGTGTACGAGGCGCTGCGGGCCGGGGCCGACGGTTTCCTGCTGAAGCGGGCGCGGCCGGCCGAGATCGTGCACGCGGTGCGGCTGGTCGCCGAGGGCGAGTCGCTGCTGTTCCCGGCTTCCGTGCGGCAGCTCGCCGCCGAGTACGGCGAGGGCGGCGGGAACCGCGCGGCCCGCGCGGCGATGGAGCGGGCGCAGCTGACCGAGCGGGAGGCGGAGGTGCTGCGGCTGATGGCGCGCGGGCTGTCGAACGCGGAGATCGCCGAGCGGCTGGTCGTCGGTACCGAGACGGTGAAGTCGCACGTCAGCGCCGTACTGGCGAAACTCGGCGCGCGCGATCGCACCCAGGCGGTCATCGCGGCGTACGAGTCGGGGTTCGTGGCACCCGGCTGA
- a CDS encoding ROK family transcriptional regulator gives MGRLTGGDPSLLRRINSAVVLHALRATDCATLTEITRVTGLSRPTVEGVVEGLIEAGYVVEKAADESVVRRQGRPARRFRFRAEAGHLLGLDIGSHRVAALLSDLDGRVLGAVAKDVAESAPADERLERLRTAVAELLRRAGVSRGSLRAVGVASPGIVEADGTVRLCAALPEWTGLRLGERLSRSFKCPVLVENDANAAAVAEHWKGAATESDDVVFVLAGLSPGAGSLIGGRLHRGFGGAAGEIGALHLLGREVTPETLLSTTDEPLHPLDEQAVAEVFAQAREGDQRARAAVERFIQRLVHDVAALALALDPELVVIGGWAAGLDGVLEPLRRELARYCLRPPKVTLSLLGEAAVPTGALRLALDHVEEQLFAVEGTVTARR, from the coding sequence GTGGGGCGGCTGACCGGCGGGGATCCCTCGCTGCTGCGGAGGATCAACTCCGCGGTGGTGCTGCACGCGCTGCGCGCCACGGACTGCGCGACGCTCACCGAGATCACCCGCGTGACGGGCCTGTCCCGGCCGACGGTCGAGGGCGTGGTCGAGGGACTGATCGAGGCCGGGTACGTCGTCGAGAAGGCCGCGGACGAGAGCGTCGTACGGCGTCAGGGGCGGCCCGCGCGGCGGTTCCGGTTCCGGGCCGAGGCCGGTCATCTGCTGGGCCTCGACATCGGCTCGCACCGGGTTGCCGCGCTCCTGTCGGACCTGGACGGCCGGGTGCTCGGCGCGGTCGCGAAGGACGTGGCCGAGTCGGCCCCCGCCGACGAGCGGCTGGAGCGGCTGCGGACCGCGGTGGCGGAGCTGCTGCGCCGGGCCGGGGTGTCACGGGGCTCGCTGCGGGCCGTCGGGGTGGCCTCGCCGGGGATCGTGGAGGCGGACGGCACGGTGCGGCTGTGTGCCGCGCTGCCGGAGTGGACGGGGCTGCGGCTGGGCGAGCGGCTGAGCCGGTCCTTCAAGTGCCCGGTGCTGGTGGAGAACGACGCCAACGCCGCGGCGGTCGCCGAGCACTGGAAGGGCGCGGCCACCGAGTCCGACGACGTGGTGTTCGTGCTGGCCGGGCTGAGTCCCGGCGCCGGGTCGCTCATCGGGGGGCGGCTGCACCGGGGGTTCGGCGGGGCGGCCGGTGAGATCGGCGCGCTGCATCTGCTGGGCCGTGAGGTGACGCCGGAGACGCTGCTGTCCACCACGGACGAGCCGTTGCACCCGCTCGACGAGCAGGCGGTCGCCGAGGTCTTCGCGCAGGCCCGCGAGGGCGACCAGCGGGCGCGCGCGGCCGTCGAGCGGTTCATCCAGCGGCTCGTCCACGACGTGGCGGCGCTCGCGCTCGCCCTCGACCCGGAGCTGGTGGTGATCGGCGGCTGGGCGGCCGGTCTGGACGGCGTACTGGAGCCGCTGCGACGCGAGTTGGCGCGCTACTGTCTGCGGCCGCCGAAGGTCACCCTGTCGCTCCTCGGCGAGGCGGCGGTGCCGACGGGCGCGCTGCGGCTGGCCCTGGACCACGTGGAGGAGCAGCTGTTCGCGGTGGAGGGCACGGTGACGGCTCGGCGGTGA
- a CDS encoding GntR family transcriptional regulator — protein sequence MGTTQLESVPEPKYWHLKTVLSEALDSEFSVGEILPNERDLAARFGVARATLRQALEQLELEGRLQRRRGVGTTVAPPRVGVAVGTEQHAWPGTATDAWQLADSALEVPPAAVAAALETGAEDTVHIVRRSRMTHGQPVAAELLYVPQSSVPELSAIDAPSGTARARAVLRELQRLELEGQDSAVELGSARADDAKQLDRLPGAPVLVVTTRFFAGGRTAALSVATYRADTCRLTFGDSGGVEIHQQPERQAS from the coding sequence GTGGGGACCACGCAACTGGAATCGGTGCCGGAACCGAAGTACTGGCATCTCAAGACGGTGCTCAGTGAGGCCTTGGACTCCGAGTTCTCCGTGGGCGAGATCCTGCCCAACGAGCGAGACCTCGCCGCCCGCTTCGGCGTCGCCCGCGCCACGCTCCGCCAGGCCCTCGAACAGCTCGAACTCGAAGGCCGCCTCCAGCGCCGCCGCGGGGTCGGTACGACGGTCGCGCCGCCGCGCGTGGGGGTAGCCGTCGGCACCGAGCAGCACGCCTGGCCGGGCACCGCCACCGACGCCTGGCAGCTCGCCGACAGCGCGCTGGAGGTCCCGCCGGCCGCCGTCGCCGCCGCGCTGGAGACCGGCGCCGAGGACACCGTGCACATCGTGCGCCGCTCCCGGATGACCCACGGTCAGCCGGTCGCCGCGGAACTGCTCTACGTGCCGCAGTCGTCGGTGCCCGAGCTGTCGGCCATCGACGCCCCCTCCGGGACGGCACGCGCGCGTGCGGTGCTGCGTGAGCTCCAGCGACTGGAGCTGGAGGGGCAGGACAGCGCGGTCGAACTCGGCTCGGCCCGCGCGGACGACGCCAAGCAGCTGGACCGGCTGCCGGGCGCCCCGGTCCTCGTCGTCACCACCCGCTTCTTCGCCGGGGGCCGCACCGCGGCGCTCTCCGTCGCCACGTACCGCGCCGACACCTGCCGGCTGACCTTCGGCGACTCCGGCGGCGTGGAGATCCACCAGCAGCCGGAACGCCAGGCGTCCTGA
- a CDS encoding RNA polymerase sigma-70 factor, which produces MSTDTVTDVFEEHRPVLLGVAYRMLGRVADAEDVVQEAWLRWSGADRDDVREPRGYLVRITTRLAIDRLRQIKARQEAYVGPWLPEPYVTDFGDVVPDTAERAVLADSVSLAVLVVLESLSPLERAVFVLREAFGYPYADIATMLDREEPAVRQLAGRARKHVEERRPRYEVDPVQRRDLTERFLAAAAEGDLEGLMSLLAPDVRLVGDSGGKSRAPLRVIETADRVGRFVVGAARKGVEDMTWRIVEVNGGPAVLVLSGGKADSVFQVDIADGRIQSVYIVRNPDKLQSLSA; this is translated from the coding sequence GTGAGTACCGACACCGTGACCGACGTCTTCGAAGAGCACCGCCCCGTCCTGCTGGGAGTGGCCTACCGCATGCTGGGGCGGGTGGCCGACGCCGAAGACGTCGTCCAGGAAGCCTGGTTGCGCTGGTCCGGAGCCGACCGGGACGACGTGCGCGAGCCGCGCGGCTACCTCGTACGGATCACGACCCGCCTCGCCATCGACCGGCTCCGCCAGATCAAGGCGCGCCAGGAGGCCTACGTCGGCCCCTGGCTGCCGGAGCCGTACGTCACCGACTTCGGGGACGTCGTCCCCGACACCGCGGAGCGGGCCGTGCTCGCCGACTCCGTCTCCCTCGCCGTCCTCGTCGTCCTGGAGTCGCTCTCGCCCCTGGAACGCGCGGTGTTCGTGCTCCGGGAGGCCTTCGGATACCCGTACGCGGACATCGCCACCATGCTGGACCGCGAGGAGCCCGCGGTACGCCAGCTCGCCGGACGGGCCCGCAAGCACGTCGAGGAACGCCGGCCCCGCTACGAGGTCGACCCCGTCCAGCGCCGGGACCTCACCGAACGCTTCCTCGCCGCCGCCGCGGAGGGCGACCTGGAGGGGCTCATGTCGCTGCTGGCGCCGGACGTCCGCCTCGTCGGCGACAGCGGCGGCAAGTCGCGGGCACCGCTGCGGGTCATCGAGACGGCAGACCGCGTGGGCCGCTTCGTCGTCGGTGCCGCCCGCAAGGGCGTCGAGGACATGACGTGGCGCATCGTGGAGGTCAACGGCGGCCCCGCGGTGCTGGTCCTGTCCGGCGGCAAGGCCGACTCGGTCTTCCAGGTGGACATCGCCGACGGCCGCATCCAGTCCGTCTACATCGTGCGCAACCCCGACAAGCTGCAATCGCTTTCCGCCTAG